The Myxococcales bacterium genomic sequence ATGTATTCGACTTGCCATATCAGGAGATCGTGCCGCTGGCGGCATTGGCGCGCGTCAACGGAAAAATGCAGTATGCGGCCGCAGACGGCGCCGGATTGCGACTCAACCTGGTAGGTGAGTCCGTCTGGGGTAAATCTCTTCAATTGATGTTCTGCTTTGGCGCTCGTTTGACGCACATAGAGGCGAACGTGCAGTTACCAGGGCGGCTTCAGTTTCGTGAGCTTCATCGCTTCATCGATGACTACGGGCCTCAGTATCCGACAACAATCGTCAACGTCGGGCGCTCTGTGGCAGGAGGACAGTTCGCATGGAAGGCGGCTCTTGCGGGTTTAGTGAAACACGACAATTCGTACGCCAAGGCCCTAGTGGGCTTTCCTGTTACAGGTACAATGGCGACAGCCGAGGCATTCTCAGTCTTCGCTTGCTTTATCGACCTGACATTCGCCATCGAGTCTTCGGATCGAAAGTCAATGCTATCCATTATGGGGCCAAAGCCATTCGCTTCCTCCCTAAGCGAACGCGGCTATACCTATGGCGTGGGGCTCAATGCCCCTACAGAAGTTGGTTTGGGGGCTGACCTAAAGACTGCGTTCACCTTGATGTTGCCAGAGATAGACGCTGCTTTCTTGAAAGGATCAGCGTTTGAGGGAGATCTTGGTTTTGTGACTGACGAAAACTACTTTTCTTCTTTGTCGATTGATAAGCCGGATCAGGACACGAGATGAATCGCCCCGTGCAAGTGACTCTTGTGGCATCTGGCGCAGCTTTGGTGGCGCTTATTTGGTTCGTCCGCTCTGACATTCTGAACTGGTCGGCATGCAACATGCCATTTCTCAGCCATATCATTCTTCCGACCGTGGCCGACTACGATAAACTCGATGCCTTCGGGAGTGCACTGTTCTGTAAGAACAAAGCTGGAATCGAAGGCTTTGCTTCTGCCCTGCCAGACACGACAGCTGTCAACGCGGAAGCATTGGGAACCACAGCGACCCATTGCAATAGGCTGCCGCCGGCTGTGGCAACTAGAACGATCGGACAACTTGTCGCGAAGACGCGCGATGTGGACGCGCTCCTCAACGGGGCCGCGCCTCCCCTTGCGTATGCTTCGACCGCCGAATGCGCACGAGTGCTAATGAGAGCAGGCTCAAAGTTGGAGTACAGTTTCCTTGGCCAGGGTCAGTCTGTTCTGCTTAGGGCCCCTTTCTTCGAAGACCGCATGCAAGTTTATGAAGAGTTCTTGAAATCAGGGGCAGATCCAAACTTCAGAGGGCCACTCGGCTCTACAGTCATCATGGAAGCCCCTGGCGCCGACTACGTCAAACTCCTTATCCGGTATGGTGCCGATCCAAATCTAAAAGACAACGATGGTTTGAACGCACTCGATCACGCCTACAAGGAAAAGGACCAGGAGAAGGCGGACGCGCTCATCGCCGCCGGTGCGAAGGTGGGTATGTTCGTAAACGCTGAGCACGCGCAGGCAGACTTCGCCATCAAGAACCAGCATGCGATTCTCGGTGCCGGCAGCGTTTCGGACAGCTGCCGCGTATCGGTGCGGACGCGCTCGCCCATGTTTGCAGAGGGTGGAGACACATGGACCATGAGCGTGGGAACAGAATTGGACATCACCGTGCGATGCCTTGACGGCGGCGTCCTTCACGCAGCTGTTGTCCCGCGCCAGGGCGAGGTCGAGATCTACGCGAACCTTTTCATGATGAACGGTGCCAGCAGCTTTAATTTCAAGGCCAGTAAACCGTACGACAATGCGCGGCTGAGATTCTTCCTTTCCCAGGGATCGGTCGACAACCTGAGCGCGGCTGTTGCAGACGGCAAAGCCCGCGTAGTCGCCGAACGTTCGCTCACGGCTGCCGAGCCTCAGTGATGGGCGGCTCGGTGTCGAAGTCGCCGCTGGCTCGGAGAGAGCGCAGCCTCAGTAGGGCTTCCGCGCCTTAGAGGACGTGGATGATGTCCATTACTGCGACCGAGGCCATTTCGCCTCCTCCCCAGAACACGTGAGAGTCCGAGAGCGACGTGAGCAGGTGTTCACACGAATTCGTCGATGATGTACGCCGATGCCACAGTGGGCCATCCGATTGATGGCGATTTTTTACAAATGCCGCAACGAGTCATAAGGCGCGCGCTCCGGCACGCCAGCGCGGAGGATCTCGACGAAATCACCGAGTGGGCTCCTGGACACCGGTGACACCCGGGGCCGGCGGAGACACGGCGAGGCCATACAACTGAATGAAGTATCGCAAAGACTAGAGGGGGAGCCGCTTCAGCGGGAAGTGGTGCGCACGCCTACCACCAGTTCGGTCTCATGGTCGATCATGACTTCCACCTTTGAAGCACGTGCCGTGACTGTTCGACGGAACGAACCAGCTTCTACGACCGCCGACCAGGCGAAGCACTGCTGCCGCGGGCTCAACCCATCGCAGACCGCGGGAAGCCGCGCCCGCCGTCGCAACGGCGAGCGACTTCTCCTCCGTCATGGAGTGTCCCTTGAGGTGTCTTGGTAACAAGGCCGCTCATCGAGCGATGACGATCGTGCGCACGAGACTGTTCTGTTGGTACTCGTTGCCGCCCTTGAGCGAAAGCTTCAAGGATCTCCCGTCGGCGGCTACATCCACGAGCCTCCGTGGTCCGGGCCAGCGGTTGAGCGACGATTCAAGCATTGCGCCCAAGTCAAGCGCTTCGCGCCCGAAGAAGCCGCTGCGCCATAGTTCCAGTTTTGGCACCCAATCGTCGTCGAAAAGCTGAATCGCGAGCGTGGGTACGGCGTCCTTGTTGCCAGACTGCACGCTCTCGATTGCCCCCAACTGCTGTAGCAAGTGGCCTCCACCTGGCAGATCAAGGTTCATGGCTTTCCCGGCTGCTTTGGGCACCGGGACCGGGCTCGATCCGGGGTCGACGAAGCGCCACGCCACTGCGCCGCCCGCCATCTGCAGCCTATGAATCCCGATCTTTGCGACGAGTGCGCTCCCCAGCATCGCCGGGCCCAGCATCCACGCCCACAGCATCGCGCGTAAGAGCCGGTTGCCTCTCACTTAGCACCACCTGCAGCACCTGCGACTTGGAACGAGATGGTGACCCCAAATGCCGAAATCTGCACTTCGTGGGGAGTGATCCAGTGAAGAGCAAGCTCCTCAAGACTCAATGGAGTGTCTTGAGGGGAGAAGAGAGACCAAGTTTCAGACTTGCCGCGACGGCTTTCGCTGATTGTCAACAGGACGACGGTCTTCTGCTCACGAAAAATTCCACTCGAGCTAAGTCGACGGATCTCCGCATGGGCCGAACGTATTCCCTCTGGTGAGGATATTTCAGGGCCCACCGCCCCCGACGTCGTCCGGTAGAAGGTTGGCAAGTCACCGTGACGCAGCCACATCACGCCGACCGCGACGTATCCGAGTAGACCAACAATGATGGCGGTCGTAGCGAAACGGACGCTAATGCGCATTCGCTCCGGATCCTGGCGGGGAGGGGCGCCGTGGTGGACGAGGCGACACCGACTTCTCGGAAGGTTGCCATTCTTCCTTCCACTCCGCGTAATGCTTGAACGCCTTCGCAATTCGCAACGTCGTCATGTAGGCCGACAGCCCGTCCGGCATAAGCAGAATCATGTTCTCGCGAATAGGGATGTTCGTTACGAAGTCTTTGTCGAATCCCTCGAACAGATACTCGTCGTCCACACGCCACGTGGTGCTGACGAGCGACCCGCTGCCTTGGCTGACGGATTGCAACTGGAAGCGATTGTTGGCCTTTTGCAAACGTTGATTGCTCTGCTCGGTAAACAGCCAGCCCCCCGGCAGTACGCGGCCGTGCGTGTCCTGATTCCTTGTTCTGCTGGAGAGGGCGTGGAATCCAGGAAGTTTCGCCAGCCTCGCATCGGCCGACGAAAGGGCCACGGCTCCCTTATTCTTCTTGAGGTCGTCGACAATCTGCCTCTTCATTACTGCCTGAACATCTCGGACGATGACGGACTCCTCGTAAACCTCGGAGCTGATACGGAGGGTCTTCCCGTTGCCATGCACATAGTGGCGCGACAACTGCGCCGCCTCGCTGTAGCCGACCGCACGGCCACCCAGGGAGAAACATTCGAAGAGTTCGACTAGAAACTCCTTCTCGTCTTCCCTGAAGGGAGCCCTCGTTCGGGCCTTCCGCGTTAGGTGGCTGACGGCCGCCTGCAGCTTCACGAAAGCGCTCATCAAGCCAAAAACCTTTGCCTGCGCGAAAAGCAGCGAAGGAGTTGATGGGATGTCGGGCGCTGTCACGGCATCGTCTTTAGCACAGTTCTGGGCTGAGTGCGTCGTTGCCTCGGCGGTCCCAGGACGGCGCGAGGCGCCAGTGACTCCCGGGTCCGAATGGCCACTGGGAGGGGCATCGGTGTCCTGGGCTTCCAGTAATCTCAATCTGCCTCCGTACTCGGCGCCCGTACAACAGACACCGCCGATCTCGATTTCGCCGAACACACGTCGGTTTCGTGAGGCCTTCCGCCGAACCTTCCACCCATATTTCCCTCTAGATTTGGACCCGGCTCCCCACTTCTCCCTCGAGCGGCGCCCCGTCTACCCTGGAACACTCGATCGGGCGAATTTCAAACCACTGCGCCCCGAACCGTTAGATTTCGGCGTTTCTCGGGTGCCATTGACATCCGATTCACTGGGCGGCTTTCGGTTGCACCGATATAGCTGGCAGCAATGTCGGCAAGAGGAGCTTGAGGACCAGTCCGATAAGCGAAGACCATTCGACTTTCGGGATTCTCAAGCAGCTTTCGCCATGTCGCTCGACCAACCTCACCATCCACCTTGAGCAGCGTTCTCTTCTGAAATCGCAGACCGCTTGCTTTGTGCCAGCGTCAAAGGTTCCTGAAATGGCCGATGAGGGCTTCAGCCGAAAGGCCGCGTTTAGCATCTCCGAAGCTTTTTGGCTTGGATTCCCGTGGTGCCTTCTTTGAGGCTTTTGCACCCCCGCGACGGAGGAGGCACTGCCGTGAGACACGGCGGTGCCATCCCAAACGTCGAATGCAGACTCAGGCGTTGCGCCCGATGCCGTAGTAGGTGAAGCCCTGGGCGCGCAGTTCGGCCGGGCTCCAGACGTTGCGGCCGTCGAACACCACGGGGGTCTTCAGCAGCGCCTTGAGGCGCGCGAAATCCGGGCGGCGGTACTGGTGCCATTCGGTGACCAGGACCAGGGCGTCGGCGCCTTTGGCACAATCGTAGTTGGCGTCTTCGAAGCGGATGCGCTCGCCCAGCACCTTCCGCGTGGCCTCGATGGCCACGGGATCGGTGGCCACCACCTCGGCCCCCGCGTGCAGCAGCTGCTCGACCAGCTCGAGCGCCGGGGCTTCGCGGATGTCGTCGGTGCCAGGCTTGAAAGCCAGGCCCCAGAGCGCGATGCGTTTGCCCGCAACGTGGCCCCCGAAGTGCTTGAGCACCTTTTCGCCCAGGCGCTTTTTCTGGGCATCGTTCACCTCCACCACGGCCTCCAAAATGCGGAGGTGGTGACCCGCGTCGCGGCCCGTGCTGATGCATGCCCGCAGGTCCTTCGGGAAGCAGCTGCCGCCGAAGCCGGCGCCGGCGTAGAGGAACTTCGGGCCGATGCGGTCGTCCGACCCCATGCCCTTGCGGACCTGCTCGATGTCGGTGCCCAGCAGATCACACAAGGTGGCCAGGTCGTTCATGAAGGAGATCCGGGTGGCCAGCATCGAGTTGGCGGCGTACTTGGCAAGCTCGGCCGAGCGCCGGCTCATGATGAGCATGCGGTCGCGTGAGCGCGTGAAGGGCGCGTAAAGAGCCTCGAGGGCCTCGATCGCCTTTTCGTCATCCGAGCCGATGATCACGCGGCTTGGCTTCATGAAGTCGTTGACGGCGTCGCCTTCTTTGAGGAACTCCGGGTTCGAGGCCACGGCCACCGGGTGCCGGGCGATCTCTCGCACCAGCGACTCGATGCGATCGCCTGTGCCCACCGGCACCGTCGACTTGGTCACCAGCACCGCCCAGCCCGTGAGCGCCCGCGCGGCCGACTCGGCGGCTTTGAAGATGTACTGCAGATCCGCGGCGCCGTCGGGCCCGGGAGGGGTGCCCACGGCCAGCACGATCACCTGCGCCCCCGCGACGCCCGCGGGCACGTCGGTGGTGAAGGAGAGGCGCTGTTCGCCCACGTTGCGTTCGACGAGGTCCTCGAGCCCGGGCTCGTAGATGGGCACCTTGCCCCCCTTGAGCATGTCGATTTTGCTCTGGTCGATGTCGCAGCAGACCACGTCGTTGCCCATCTCGGCGAAGCCCGCTCCCGCGACGAGCCCCACGTACCCGGTTCCGATGACACAAACTTTCATGCGACGGGCAACTTACCACAGCCGTGCCCATGGCGACATGAGGCCGCAAATCGCTGATATCTCTTCTGTTTTTCTCACTTTTGCGGCTCGTCTTCCCTCGGGGGGCCCGGGCGCGCGCGGCGCGTTTCTGTTACTGTCAGAGGTGTGCAGGTGATGCTGCTAGCGGCCGGTCGTTCGAGCCGCCTCCAGGCCTTGGGCGCGGCGATGCCGAAGCCGCTGGTTCCCGTGTGCGGCTACCCCCCGATCGCGTTCGGTCTCACGCTCTGCGGGCAGGCCGGGTTCGCCAACGTGGTGGTGAATCTGCATCACCTGGGAGGCCTCATCGAGGATGCCGTGGGGGACGGCAGCGCGTTTGGGGTTCGGGTGCGCTACGCGTACGAGCGGGAGCTTCTGGGCACGGGGGGCGGCCTGGCACACGCGCGCAAGTTGTTCAGAACGGAGCCCGTGCTGGTCATGAACGCCAAGGTGGTGATGGACATCGACCTGCCCGGGCTCGTGGCGGCCCATAGCGGCGCCCCCGACACGCCGGTGGCCACCATGGCCTTGCGGGCGGTGCCCGAGGGGGCAGGCTTTGCGCCCGTGGAGGTGGACGAGGCGGGATTCGTGGTGGGCGTGCGCGGTCAGCGTGGCCGCCGGGCGCCCGTGGGGAAGGTGCGCGCGATGATGTTCACGGGGGTGCACGTGGTGAGCACGCGGTTGCTCGATCGCCTGCCTCCCACTGGCGCGTCCGACGTGATTGCCGACGCGTATCTGCCAGCGCTCGCCGCGGGAGAGCCCGTGCGCTTCGTGGAGACCACCGGGTACTTCGAGGAGCACTCGACACCCGCGCGCTATCTGGCAGGGAACCTGGCGTTGCTGCGCAATCCCGAGCTGGTCTCGAATGCCCCGGGGCCTCTCGTGGGGGCCGAGCTTTCGGCCATCGTTCATGGAACAGCCCAGCTCGTTCCGCCCTACCGGGTAGGGGCGGGGGCGCTCATCGAGGCGGGGGCCATCGTGGGGCCGGAGGTGGTCGTAGGGGCGGGGGCCACCGTTTTGAGAAACGCCCGGCTCACACGTTGCGTCGTGTGGCCGGGGGTCTCCGTGGAGGGGCAGTTGGAAGACGCTATCCTCACGCCCGAGCAGCCGGTCTACGCGGGCGCCTGAGGATGTACGTTCGTCACGCGCGCAGCTGAGAGACGGGGGAGCCGTTGAAGGTCCCAAGCCCCATCGCGTCGGTGATCGTGCTGAACATGTCGCCGTTTTTGGTGATCGTGGTGTCCTTCAAGTAGCGGCCCGTCTTGAGCTTGCCGCCCAAGCTCCCGGCGATGAGCCAGCGGCCCCCCTTGAGGCTGTGCAGGCCCTTGGCGATCTGCCCGCACCACAGCACCGCCGTGTTGTCGAGCAGGGACGTGCCATCGGACTCTTTCACGGCGTCGAGCTTTTCGAGCAGCTTCGCGAAGACCTCGGCGTAGACGCGGTACCCCTTGAGCAGAACTTCCGCAGACTGCCCCTTGCCGGAGTGGTTTTCGTGCGAGTGAACGAACTGATGTTCGTGTTCGATGCCGAAGTCTCCGGGCTTGTACCCGAACGCGTCTCCCGGCGGGAAGCTCACGCTCAGCATGGCCACGCGCGAAAGATCACAGGCAAAGCCGGCTTGAATCACGCTGAACTGCTGGTCGCACAAGGTCCTGAACTTCGCGCCGTCACCGAGCTGCGCCGTGTCGGAGAGGTTGGTGTTGCTGAGGTCCGCACAGCCCGCGCCGATGGGGCCGGCATTCGTGTCGAGCTTGAGCTCGAGCGCCCGCACCAGGCTGGCGTGGCTATCGAGCTTGTCCCAATCGTCCTTGGATACCTTGGATTTGGCGCCCTCGAACTGCTTGTGCACGAAATCGAGCACGCTGCGCTTTTGCTTGCGGTAGGCGGCGAGTTGGTCGGTCCCCATGTTGTTTGGGTTCATGGGCCCGTTCGGGAAGAGGCGCATGAAGGCCTTGCGGGGGTCGGACTCGAGGGGGGTCGGCTTTCCGGCGGCGATGGTGGAGGCTGCCGACTGATTTCCGGTTCCCGGGTTTGAATAGCCCCGTGCCAGCGAAACCACGCGCAAGTCGAGCGACGTCAGCAGGGTGGTGGGCTTGGGTTCGTTGAGCTTCTTTGCGATGTGCTGGTCGACCGAGATGCTGCCCGGAAGGGTGCCGACCGTCTTGCCGAGACCCGTGAGCGCCACCGTCTCGCCTTTGCCGTGGGCTTCTCCCGAGCCTCCGCCCACGAGATCCACGCCGTTCGGCATGATGATCTTGCTCTTCCAGGGCTCGAGCGGCGTGTGGGTGGCCCCCATCTTGTAGTTGGTCTCGGTGGCGCTTTCAGGCTTGCCGTCGGGACCCACCGGAAGACACTCGGGGAAGTACCAGCCGTGGAAGGTGTAGAAGATGACCACGCGCTGAGGAGGCTTTTCGGCGGCCTGGGCCGTTTTGCCGCGCAGGGAAGGCAAAAGATAAGCCGCGCCTCCCATGCCCAGGGATTGCAGCAAGCTTCGACGATCGATGTTCGTGTGATTCCACATGGCTGAACTCCTGGACCCGAATCACTGTTGGAGGGTGCGGCGGAAGCGGAAGGCCTCGCTGCCCACGATGGTCTTCACCAGCGCCCGCATGTCACCGCCGGATTCGCTCATGCCAGAATCCAGTTCTTCGATGATGCAGGAGTCGCTGGATTGTTCGGTGCGGCCGAAGCCGTAGCGGAACCACTGCGTGGCCACACAACGCCGGACCTCGCTGCTCTTTGCAAGCTCGGAGGCCAGCTCCAGTGCGCCTTCGACGGACTTGTCGCCGAGCGCCGGCAGTTCGACCTTGGCGTTGACGGGAAGACCCGCGTCCTCGGTGCGCCAGGCGCCCACGGCATCGTAGTGTCCGAACGCAAAGCCCAGGGTATCAAAGGGCTTGTGGCAGGTCTTGCACGAGCCTTGCTCGTGCTGTTCTTCGAGCATCATGCGCGCGGTTTGCTTCCGGTTGACGGCGTCGAACTCGAGCGGAGGCACCTCATCGGGCACGGCAGGAGGCTCGAAGCAGAGGAAGCGCTCGAAGATGAAAAGACCGCGCAACACCGGCGCGTCGATGGTGTCGTGGGCGTTGAAGGCCAGCCAGGCGGGCTGGGTCAAGAGGCCAGCGCGTTGGGAGGACGCATCCCCCTTGCTCGCAAGATCCACCTTCTGGAGATCGTTGCCGTTGACATCCACGCCCTGGATCGCCCCCAGACGGGCGTCGGCGAAGGTGGTCTTGCTGGTGAGCAAGGCCTCCACCGTGCCTTCTTCCCAAAAGGCATGTTCGATGAACTTACGGTAGGAAGCCTTGTACGCGTCGTTGT encodes the following:
- a CDS encoding ankyrin repeat domain-containing protein yields the protein MNRPVQVTLVASGAALVALIWFVRSDILNWSACNMPFLSHIILPTVADYDKLDAFGSALFCKNKAGIEGFASALPDTTAVNAEALGTTATHCNRLPPAVATRTIGQLVAKTRDVDALLNGAAPPLAYASTAECARVLMRAGSKLEYSFLGQGQSVLLRAPFFEDRMQVYEEFLKSGADPNFRGPLGSTVIMEAPGADYVKLLIRYGADPNLKDNDGLNALDHAYKEKDQEKADALIAAGAKVGMFVNAEHAQADFAIKNQHAILGAGSVSDSCRVSVRTRSPMFAEGGDTWTMSVGTELDITVRCLDGGVLHAAVVPRQGEVEIYANLFMMNGASSFNFKASKPYDNARLRFFLSQGSVDNLSAAVADGKARVVAERSLTAAEPQ
- a CDS encoding UDP-glucose/GDP-mannose dehydrogenase family protein gives rise to the protein MKVCVIGTGYVGLVAGAGFAEMGNDVVCCDIDQSKIDMLKGGKVPIYEPGLEDLVERNVGEQRLSFTTDVPAGVAGAQVIVLAVGTPPGPDGAADLQYIFKAAESAARALTGWAVLVTKSTVPVGTGDRIESLVREIARHPVAVASNPEFLKEGDAVNDFMKPSRVIIGSDDEKAIEALEALYAPFTRSRDRMLIMSRRSAELAKYAANSMLATRISFMNDLATLCDLLGTDIEQVRKGMGSDDRIGPKFLYAGAGFGGSCFPKDLRACISTGRDAGHHLRILEAVVEVNDAQKKRLGEKVLKHFGGHVAGKRIALWGLAFKPGTDDIREAPALELVEQLLHAGAEVVATDPVAIEATRKVLGERIRFEDANYDCAKGADALVLVTEWHQYRRPDFARLKALLKTPVVFDGRNVWSPAELRAQGFTYYGIGRNA
- a CDS encoding NDP-sugar synthase, which translates into the protein MLLAAGRSSRLQALGAAMPKPLVPVCGYPPIAFGLTLCGQAGFANVVVNLHHLGGLIEDAVGDGSAFGVRVRYAYERELLGTGGGLAHARKLFRTEPVLVMNAKVVMDIDLPGLVAAHSGAPDTPVATMALRAVPEGAGFAPVEVDEAGFVVGVRGQRGRRAPVGKVRAMMFTGVHVVSTRLLDRLPPTGASDVIADAYLPALAAGEPVRFVETTGYFEEHSTPARYLAGNLALLRNPELVSNAPGPLVGAELSAIVHGTAQLVPPYRVGAGALIEAGAIVGPEVVVGAGATVLRNARLTRCVVWPGVSVEGQLEDAILTPEQPVYAGA
- a CDS encoding DUF1552 domain-containing protein, which gives rise to MWNHTNIDRRSLLQSLGMGGAAYLLPSLRGKTAQAAEKPPQRVVIFYTFHGWYFPECLPVGPDGKPESATETNYKMGATHTPLEPWKSKIIMPNGVDLVGGGSGEAHGKGETVALTGLGKTVGTLPGSISVDQHIAKKLNEPKPTTLLTSLDLRVVSLARGYSNPGTGNQSAASTIAAGKPTPLESDPRKAFMRLFPNGPMNPNNMGTDQLAAYRKQKRSVLDFVHKQFEGAKSKVSKDDWDKLDSHASLVRALELKLDTNAGPIGAGCADLSNTNLSDTAQLGDGAKFRTLCDQQFSVIQAGFACDLSRVAMLSVSFPPGDAFGYKPGDFGIEHEHQFVHSHENHSGKGQSAEVLLKGYRVYAEVFAKLLEKLDAVKESDGTSLLDNTAVLWCGQIAKGLHSLKGGRWLIAGSLGGKLKTGRYLKDTTITKNGDMFSTITDAMGLGTFNGSPVSQLRA